In Massilia sp. METH4, the genomic window CAGCCAGCGCCAGGCCATGGTCGCGCGCCGCCTTCAGGCTGGCGCTGAAGCCCGGATTGTGCGGATCGAGCACTCCCGCATGGTTGGCCAGCGTGATGTCGTAGGCGGCCACGATGTCGCGGGTTGCGGCGGCTTGCCAGCCGGCGGGGGTGGCGGGCGGAACCTGCGCCGTGGCCGCGGCGCAGGTGGCGGCCAGCGCCGTGGCGGCAATCAGGCGCCTCATGTGAACAGGGCTTCGCTGGCGAAGGTGATCAACACCACCAGCACCAGCGCCAGCAGCAGCGCGATGAGCAGCCAGCCGAATTTCGGATTGCCGTCGTTGTCGTCGGGTGGATTGCTCATCTCAGCGCGGGATCAGGATCGAGGAACCGGTGGTCTTGCGCGACTCCAGGTCGGCGTGGGCCTGGGCCACGTCCGGCAGGTGGTAGCGCTGGTTGATGGCGATTTTCACTTCGCCGCTGGCGACCACGCCGAACAGCGAGCGGGCCGTCGCTTCCAGGTCTTCGCGCTTGGCCGTGTAGTGCATCATCGTGGGGCGCGTGAGGAACAGCGAGCCGCGCGATTGCAGTTCGGACGGCGCGAACGCCGGCACGGGGCCGGAGGCGTTGCCGAAGCTGACCATCAGGCCCAGCGGGGCCAGGCAATCGAGCGAGCCGAAGAACGTGTCCTGCCCGATCGAATCGTAGACGACGGACACGCCCTCGCCGTTCGTGAGCTCGCGCACCTTGTCCACGAAATTGTCGCGCTTGTAGTTGATCACGTGCGCGGCGCCGTGCTCGATCGCCAGCGCCGCCTTTTCTTCCGAGCCCACGGTGCCGATCAGGTTCACGCCCAGCACCTTCGCCCACTGGCAGGCGATCAGCCCCACGCCGCCCGCCGCCGCATGCCACAGGATCGTGTCGCCCGGCTTCAGGTGCGCGGTACGGTGCAGCAGGTATTGCACCGTCATCCCTTGCAGCATCATGGCTGCCGCCGTGTCGAAGGCGATATGGTCGGGCAGCGCCACCAGCAGGCTGGCCGGCATGTTGCGCACCTGCGCGTAGGCACCGTTCGGCCGGCCGGCATAGGCCACGCGGTCGCCCACCTTCACGTGCGTGACGCCCTCGCCCACCGCTTCCACGGTGCCCGCGCCTTCCATGCCCAGCCCGTTCGGCAACGGCTGCGGGTACAGGCCGGTGCGAAAGTACACGTCGATGAAGTTCACGCCGATCGCCCCGTGCTTCACGGTGGCTTCGCCCGGCCCCGGCGGCCCCACCTCGACGTCGACGTATTCCATCACTTCCGGCCCGCCGGTCCTGCTCATGCGGATCGCCTTGCCCGTCATTGGCTTGCTCATGCTCCCTCCCCGTCGGCGGCACCGGCCGCCTGCAATTGCGACAGCACCAGGTGCGCCGTCGCCACGTTGGTGGCACAGGCCACGTTGTGCACGTCGCAGGCGCGTACCAGCGCGTTGATGTCCGGCTCGTGCGGCTGTGGCGTCATCGGATCGCGCAGGAAGATCACCGCGTCGATGCCGTCCTCGACCAGCAGCGCGCCGATCTGCAGGTCGCCGCCCAGCGGGCCGGAATGCTTGCGGTCCACCGTCAGCCCCAATTCGTTGACGAGCCGCCCGCCTGTCGTGCCCGTGGCGGTGAGCGCGCAGCGGCGCAGGAAATCCACGTACTCGCCGGCCAGGGCGATCATGTCGTCTTTCTTCTTGTCGTGGGCGATCAGGGCGATGCGTGGAGCGGTCATGTCAATTTCCGTTCTTGGGTTTAGCGTGGGAAAGCAGGTAGATGCCGGCCAGTACCAGGGCGGTGCCCGCCAGCTGCCAGCTGGTGACGGGTTCGGCCAGGATCACGGCGCCGAGGAACAGCGTGGAAACGGGGCCGATCATGCCGGCCTGCGAGGCCGCGCCGGCGCCGATGCGCTGCACCGCGGTCATCGTCATGAATACCGGCGCCACCGTGCATAGCAGGCCGTTCATCAGCGACAGGCCATAGACCTCCAGCGGCTGGACCAGGCCGGCGGCCGGGCGCAGCAGGAAATACTGGCCGATGCACGCCGCGCTGGAAACGCACATCGCGTACGCCACCAGCCGCAGCGCGCCGAGGCGTTTCACCATTTCGCCCGACAGCAGCAGGTAGGCGGCATAGGCGGCCGCCGAGCCCAGCACCAGCGAGGAACCGAGCAGCACGTTCGAGCCGCCGCCCTGGAGGTCGTGCACGAACACGAGCACGATGCCGCCATACGACACGGCCAGCGCCAGCCACTGCATGCGGCCGATGTGCTGGCGCAGCCAGGTGGCCGAGATCAGCAGCACGAAGGTCGGTGTGAGGAACAGGATCAGCCGCTCCAGGCCCACGGTGATGTATTGCAGGCCGAGGAAATCGAGGAAGCTGGACAGGTAATAGCCAACCAGCCCCAGGCCGACGATGCGCCAGCGGTCGCCAAGCGACAGCGGCACGGCGCCACGCATCTTCCACAGCGCCACGGCGGCGAACACCGGCAGCGAGAACAGCATGCGGAAGGCGATCAGCGTGACGGCGTCGAGCTGGTAGCGGTACAGCAGCTTGGCGATGACGGCCTTGGCGGAAAACAGCACGGCACCGCCGACGGCCAGCGCCAGCCCGCCCAGGTAGGACGCGGATGGGGTCGTTATTGTTTTGTCCATCGGAACATTGTACGGGCAATCCGCCGCCGCTGTCCGCCATACTCCATCCATGCCGGCCGCGCAAGGGCCGCACGACAGCAACTTGCCATCGACAACTCTGCAATTTCATTGTAGTCTGGATAATGCAATTTTGTTATCCAACAAGGAAATTATCATGGCAGACTCATCATTCCTGGGCGGCACGCATATCAACGACAGGTTCGAAGGCGGCGCTGAAAACAACGTCTTCTACGGCTACGGCGGCAACGACACGCTGATCGGCGGCGCCGGCAACGACGCGCTGGACAGCAAGGAGTACCTGGACAGCAACTCCGTCACCGGTTTCCGGGAAGACTTCTTCGGCGACTGGCTCGACGGCGGAGACGGCAACGATTCGCTGCAAGGCGGCTCGGGCGCCGACTACCTGGTCGGCGGCAGCGGCACGAATCTCATCAACGGCGGCGGCGGCCTCGACACGGCAATCTACGCGGGCCAGCGCGCCAGCTACAGCGTGCAGGTCAGCAATAGCAAGCCCGTCGGTGTCACGTCGGTCGGGGTGACCGACACGGTCTCCATGGTCGAGCGCCTGCAATTCGCCGACAAGTCGGTCGCC contains:
- a CDS encoding quinone oxidoreductase, with the translated sequence MSKPMTGKAIRMSRTGGPEVMEYVDVEVGPPGPGEATVKHGAIGVNFIDVYFRTGLYPQPLPNGLGMEGAGTVEAVGEGVTHVKVGDRVAYAGRPNGAYAQVRNMPASLLVALPDHIAFDTAAAMMLQGMTVQYLLHRTAHLKPGDTILWHAAAGGVGLIACQWAKVLGVNLIGTVGSEEKAALAIEHGAAHVINYKRDNFVDKVRELTNGEGVSVVYDSIGQDTFFGSLDCLAPLGLMVSFGNASGPVPAFAPSELQSRGSLFLTRPTMMHYTAKREDLEATARSLFGVVASGEVKIAINQRYHLPDVAQAHADLESRKTTGSSILIPR
- a CDS encoding methylglyoxal synthase, which codes for MTAPRIALIAHDKKKDDMIALAGEYVDFLRRCALTATGTTGGRLVNELGLTVDRKHSGPLGGDLQIGALLVEDGIDAVIFLRDPMTPQPHEPDINALVRACDVHNVACATNVATAHLVLSQLQAAGAADGEGA
- a CDS encoding DMT family transporter, giving the protein MDKTITTPSASYLGGLALAVGGAVLFSAKAVIAKLLYRYQLDAVTLIAFRMLFSLPVFAAVALWKMRGAVPLSLGDRWRIVGLGLVGYYLSSFLDFLGLQYITVGLERLILFLTPTFVLLISATWLRQHIGRMQWLALAVSYGGIVLVFVHDLQGGGSNVLLGSSLVLGSAAAYAAYLLLSGEMVKRLGALRLVAYAMCVSSAACIGQYFLLRPAAGLVQPLEVYGLSLMNGLLCTVAPVFMTMTAVQRIGAGAASQAGMIGPVSTLFLGAVILAEPVTSWQLAGTALVLAGIYLLSHAKPKNGN
- a CDS encoding DUF4214 domain-containing protein — protein: MADSSFLGGTHINDRFEGGAENNVFYGYGGNDTLIGGAGNDALDSKEYLDSNSVTGFREDFFGDWLDGGDGNDSLQGGSGADYLVGGSGTNLINGGGGLDTAIYAGQRASYSVQVSNSKPVGVTSVGVTDTVSMVERLQFADKSVAFDIAKGDNAGDMYRLYEAAFDRNPDAGGLGFWISASDRGYDNLYIAGQFMASQEFINKYGANTSNNDFLTSLYNNILDRPYDQGGFDFWMNALNSGASRAEVLNEFAQSPENIAGVIGEIQNGIEYTLYLG